The genomic window CACCCAGATGAACTACTGGCTCGCCGACCTCACCGGGCTGAGCGAGTGCTTCGAACCGTTGGCTTCGTTGATCGAGGAGCTGGCCGCGGCGGGTGCCGGGACGGCGCGGATCCTGTACGGCGCGCCGGGATGGGTGTGTCACCACAATTCGGACATCTGGCGCGCTACCTGGCCGGTGGGCGAAGGCGGTGACGATCCCGTCTGGGCGATGTGCGCGACGTGCGGCGTGTGGCTGACAGCGCATTTGATGGAGCATTACCGGTTCACAATGGATGTGGAGTTCCTGCGTACGCGGGCCTATCCGGTGCTGGCGGGTGCGGCCGAGTTCGTGCTGGCGATGCTCGTCGCGGACCGGGACGGCGTACTGCAGTTCATTCCCTCGACTGCGCCGGAGCATCACTTCGTACTGCCGTCGGGTGCGAAGGCGTCCGTCGATCTCACCTCGACGTACGACATCTGGCTGATCCGCGAGCTGTTCGCGAATCTGCTGGAGGCGGAGGCGGCGCTCGGGCTTTCGTCGTCGCTGGCCGAGCGGGTTTCGCAGGCGCGCGATCGGTTGCCGGCGGTACGGGCGACGCCGGACGGGCGGCTGCACGAATGGCCGACGGACTGGGAGCCGTCCGAGGTACATCATCGGCATCAGTCACATCTGTACGGGTTGTACCCGGGCGCCGAGATCGATCCGGTGCGTACGCCGGAGTGGGCCGCGGCGGCTCGTACTTCGCTGCTGGTCCGGACCGACGGCGCCACGAACGGCGGGTGGACGGCGGCCTGGCTTGTGGCGCTGTGGGCGCGGCTGTTCGAGCCGTCACGGGCGGTCGCGGTGATCCAGGACTACCTCAGCCGCTTGGTTTCGGACAACCTGTTGTCGCGGGACGGCGACATCTTCCAGATCGACGCGAACTTCGGGATGACCGGGTGCATTCCGGAGCTTCTGCTGCAGAGCCATACGGATGTGATCCGGGTGCTGCCCGCGCTGCCTTCCGAGTGGCCGGACGGGTCGTTCCGCGGGCTGCGGGCGCGGGGCGGGCTCGTGTTCGACGTGTCCTGGCGGGACGGGGAGCTGACCGAGGCCGTCGTACGGGCGTCGCACGGCGGCACGTACCGGATCGCGCTGCCGTCCGGGGAGCGGACCGTGACGCTCGCGGCCGACCAGGTTCTCGTCCTGGTTAGGGCTGCCTAACCAAAGGTGTGTAGGGTCAGCGGTTGTGAGGAAGCTGATCGGGATCGTCGCCTCGGCCGCCGTACTCGTACTGGCCGGCTGTGGTGGCGCAGACGCCAAGACCGCGGACACCGGCGTCGGTGACAAGGACGTCGCGACCGGCGGGCGGGTGTTCAAGACCGCCGACGCCGAGACCGCGAAACTCGGATCGGACGCCGCGCCCGGCGCGTTCCCGCGGACCGTGAAGGGCGCGCTCGGCTCGGTACAGCTCGAGAAGAAGCCGACGCGGATCGTCGTACTGGACAGCGGCGAGCTGGACGACGTACTGGCCCTCGGCATCACGCCGGTCGGGATGGCGACGACGGCCGGACAGAACGGCGTACCGTCGTACCTGGCCGGCAAGGCGCAGGGCATCAAGACGGTCGGCGGGATCAGCGAACTCAACCTTGAGGCGATCGCCGCGCTCAAACCGGACCTGATCCTCGGCAGCAAGCTGCGCGCGAACGACCTGTACCCGAAGCTCAGCGCGATCGCGCCGACCGTCTTCAGCATCCGCCCCGGGTTCCCGTGGAAGGAGAACTTCCTGCTGGTCGCGGACGCGGTCGGCGAGGAGGACAAGGCGACCGCGATCCTGAACGACTACCAGAAGCGCGCCGACCAGGTGAAGTCGAAGGTGCAGGGTAGCCCGACGATCTCGCTCGTCCGGTTCCGCCCGGGGGAGATCCGGCTCTACGGGAACCTGTCGTTCATCGGCGTCATCCTGAAGGACATCGGCCTGCCGCGGCCCAAGATCCAGAACGTGCAGGATCTCGCGGTCGAGGTCTCCCAGGAAAACATCGGCCAAGCTGCCGGCGACTGGATCTTCTACTCCAGCTACGGCAAACCCGACACCACCGACGAGAACAAGGTCGTCAACAGCCCCCTCTGGAAGTCCCTCCCCGCCGTCGAATCCGGCAAGTCGGCCCGCGTAGACGACGAGATCTGGTTCCTGGGCCTCGGCCCACTCGGCGCCATGGACGTCCTCTCCGACCTGGAAAAACTCCTCACCTGAACCACCCCCCACGGCTCGAGTATTGGCTCACTCGCTGACGGGTAACAGGCCTCGTTCGGCGAAGACCTTTTTGGCGATGGTGATTGCGTTGATTGCGCGAGGGAAGCCCGCGTAGCCGAGGGTGTGGATGAAGGTTTCGACGATCTGTTCGGGGGTGAGGCCGACGTTGAGGGACGTGCGGATGTGGACTTCGAGTTCGGGTTCGCAGCCGCCGAGAGCGGCCAGGATGCCGAGGGTGATCAGTTGCCGTTGCTGCGGTACGAGCGCTGGTCGCGAGTAGATGTCACCGAAGCCGAACGCGACGATGTGGTGCGCGAGCGCCGGTGCGATGTCGCCGAGGCCGTCCATGACCGCGGGTGCACCACCGCCGTCGATCGCGCTGAGAACCTCCAGACCACGCTGATAGCGGGCCTGTTCTTCCGGGCTGTTGATGTCAGGAGCTGCCATACCCGCGACGCTAACGCGGCAGCGGGTCGGAGACGTCCAGCGCCGACCCGGCGGTCGCGGGTTCGGTCAGTCCTCCACGCGGCCGCGGTTGGTGACTGGGACGTGGGGAGCGCAGCGGGCGACGGCGTTGGCGAGTTCGGCGTACGGGAGAGGGCGCCCGAGGATCTCGTGGGTGCCGGGCCACGGGCAGGACGGGCCCCAGGCCTTGGTACTGCGGGGGAGCGCGTCCTCGTCGACGAGCATCACGATCAGGCGCGGCTCCCAGACCTCCTCGGCCTCGAGGCGTTCGACCCGGCACACGCCGCGGATCTCGCGCCAAGGGATGGTCCGCGGCTGGTCGCCGCCGAGGTAGATCCCGGTGTTGTCGACGGTCAGCAGTACGTCGTCGGCGTCCTCCTCGCGGCGTTCCTCGAACGCGGTGATCGCGCCCGCGAGGAGCAGCACCGGCAGGCCGACGGCGAAGATCAGCGGCGTACCGCCCCAGCTCAGCCAGACGGCTTCCAGCGGCTGGCGGATCGAGGCGCCGCGGATCGCCTGCACCACAACGATCCCGAGCGTCAGCAGCACCATCGCACCGAACAGCGCGCTGCCGAGCGCGAGCGCGGTCTTCGTCGTACCCAGGCCGTGGCGCTTCACCACGAACGGCTCGCTGGTCTGCGCTGACATACCGGCATTGTGTGCGCTGTCCGCCGAAGGCACCAGACTTCTCCCTGATTCCTCATCATTCCGGTCCCGACCGGTCGTCCGTACGGATGAAATCGGCAACACTGACCGGGGATGGGCTTTGGTCCGGCCCGGCAGTCCGCAACAATCGCTGCATGTCCGACCGCCAGACCGCAGTCGCCGCCCGTTCGCGACCGCCGACGCGCTCCAGCGCGCGCCGGCGGAAGAAGACCGGCGGCATGTGGCGCCGCGGCTGGGTGATCGCTGTTCTCGCGGTGCTGACCGCGATGGTGTTGTTGTTCCACCGCAGCGTGCCGAACTCGATCGGCAACCTCGGCAGCCTGCTCGACACCTTCCTGCCGTGGGTCGGCGTCGCCGTCCCGGTGCTCGGGATCGCAGCGCTGGTACGGCGTTCCGCAACGGCCGGCGTCGCGCTGCTGCTCCCGCTGGCGATCTGGGGACTGATGTTCGGGCACCTGATGCTGCCGGGGAAGGCGCCCGGCGGCGCGTACGACCTGCGGGTGCTGAGCCACAACGTCGACGCGGCGAATCCGGCACCGAAGCAGACCGCGCAGGACCTGCTCGGCGCCGACGCGGACGTGGTCGCACTGGAGGAGCTCACGCCGGCGGACCTGAAGATCTACAAGGCGGAGTTCGCCAAGACCTATCCGTACGAGGTGACGCGCGACACGGTCGCCCTGTGGTCGAAGTACCCGGTCGTCGAGACGAAGTCCGTCGACGTCGGGTTCGCGTGGACGCGGGCGTTGCGGGCCGAGGTGAGGACGCCGAAGGGCACGGTCGCGGTGTATGTCGCGCACCTGGCGTCGGTGCGGGTCGGGACCAGCGGGTTCACGTCCGACCAGCGCAACAACACGATCAAGGCGCTCGGCCGGCAGATCGCGGCGGACAAGTCGTCCGGGGTGATCGTGATGGGCGACTTCAACGGCACGATCAACGACCGCAGTCTGGCGCCGCTGACCTCGGGTCTGCGTTCGGCGCAGGGCGCGGCCGGTACCGGGTTCGGATTCACCTGGCCGTCGGCGTTCCCGATGGCGCGGATCGACCACATCCTGGTCCGCGGTCTCACGCCGACCAAGGCATGGGTGATGAGTTCGACCGGCAGCGACCACCGCCCGGTCGTCGCGGAGCTACGCCTCTGAGGCGATTCCGTTGCGGAAGGCGTAGCGGACCGCCTCGGCGCGGTGCCGGGCACCGATCTTCGCGAACGTGTTGTTGATGTGCGTCTTCACAGTCGCCTCGCTGATGAAGAGTTTGCCGGCGATCTCGGCGTTGCTGAGTCCCTGCGCGATCAACCGCAGTACCTCGGTCTCGCGCGCGGTGAGTCCGTCACCGGTGGCATCACTCGACGGTGACAGGCCCGCGACCAGTCGCTTTGTCACCTCGGGGTCGAAGGTCGACTGCCCCGCCGCGGTCGAGCGCAGCGCGGCGCCGATCTCGGCGCGGCCGGCGTCCTTCGTGAGGTAACCGCGCGCACCGGCGCGGAGTGCGTTGGCGATCGACGCGTCGTCGGCGTACGTCGTCAGCACGAGTACGGCGACGTCCGGGTAGCCGGCGGTGATCCGCGCGGTCGCCTGGGTACCGTCGAGCACGGGCATCCGCAGATCCATCAGCACGACGTCCACGTTGCCCTGGGCAACCAGATCGACGGCCTCGGCGCCGTTCGCGGCCGCACCGGCGACCTCGACGCCGTCGATCAGCCCGAGCAGCGCGACCAGTCCTTCCCGGACCACCTGCTGATCGTCGGCGACAACCACTCGGATCACGTCACTCAACCTCTGCCACCACCAACCAGTCGTCCGGACTACTGGGGTCCGGGCCGGCCGTCAACGTCCCGCCCACCAAGGCCAACCGCTCCCGCATCCCCGCCAGGCCGAAGCCTTCGCCGCTCGTGATGCCCTTGTTCCGCACCGACACCCGGACGCCATCGTCGTAGACAAGCCGAAGGTCGACAGTCTGACCAGGGGCGTGCTTGGCCGCATTCGTCAACGCCTCGCGAGCCGCACCGAGCAGCGCGACGGTGACCCCTGACTCCAACTTGCGCCGGCCGGTGACAGTCAATCGCACAGCGGTCCCGTGATCCGCGGTGTGCTGCTCTGCGAGCGCAGCCAACGCTGCTGGAAGCTCAGGTACCTCGCCCGCCCGTAGCGCGGCCACCGCGTCACGTGCCTCAGTCAGCCCTTGTACGGCGAGCCTGCGCGAACGACGTACCCGTTCAAGCGCCCCGGCCGTGTCGCCACGCTCCTCGAGCAGGGCCTCCGCCACCTCGAGCTGAACGCTCAGCGCTCCCAGCGAATGCGCCAGTACGTCGTGGAGGTCGCGGGCGATCCGCCCGCGCTCCTCCAGCGCCGCAGCACGCGCATGCTCGCTCTGGGCGAGCTGGGTCTGCTCCAGCAACTGCTCGGTCTGTCGTGCCTGCACCTCGTACTGCCGCCGGTTCAGCCCGAACGCGACCAGTACGGCGGTCCACAGCAACTGGGTGAAGTACCAGCTGTCCGACTGCCCGAACAGCCAGGCGGAACCTGCGTACGCCACGGCCACTCCGATGCCAGCAGCAACGATCGGCCGGTTCCCGTGCTTCTGGAAGTCGATCACCGCGATGTCGGTGATGGCAACCAGTACGAGGACGAGAGCGTTGGACTGGGGGTACCCGGCGATCAGCGCATTGCTGACCGCAACAGCCGACAGCAACGCGAAGGCGACGTACGGCCGGGCAGCCATCAGCATAGAGCCTGCCAGGAACACGGCGAAGGTCACACCGAGCACTACCCAGACCCAGCTGTCCGCGGGACACGCGGTCGCCAGTACGGCGATCGCGACGCCGGCGGTGAGCACGCGGCCGACCCAGCCGCTCTCTCCGTGCGGACGGGGCGGCAGCAGCGCCTTCAGCTTCACTGGTGGGTGTACTCCTCCGCCATGCGGCTCGCCTTGCCCTGGATGATCATCGACTGCGTCAACAGGTTCGCACCGAGCGAGACCAGCAGCGCACCGCCCTCGGCGACCGGTACGCCGAGCAGGTGGCCGACGCCCGCCAGACCGAGCCGGATGACCAGGTAGGCCACCATGATGCCCAGCCCGGGCAGACCGAGCCGGTAGAACACCTTCCCGGCGCGTCGCTCCACCTGGGCGACCCGGCCGCTGGCGACCCCGGCGACCAGCGCCACGCCCGCACCGATCACCAGCAGGGTCACGTCGGCGGCGCTCAGGTGCACGTGGTCGGCGTACAGCTGGTAGATGCCGATCCCGATCAGCACGACCGGGCCGCGCCACACGTCGGCGTTGGAGTTGTCCAGCTCGGACCAGGACAGCCGCCGGGCGACGACGGCGACCACGACGGCGATCACGACGAGTGCGTTGGGCAAGGTTCCGAAGCTCATGTCACGGACGGTAGGTCCGCACAGCACTGCGTGAGGACAGACCAGGGGTGGAGATCCAGGTGGAGATCGGCGTACCGCCGGGTCGCCTCTCAGCTAGTTGAAAGAAGGAGTAACGTTCCTGAGCGGTAACAACACGAGCTGTCACTCAGAGGCGATCCGGAGGGCCGATGCTCCCGCAACAATCCATCCTCAGACTGGATGCCACGGCGATCGACTACATCATCATCGCGCTGTACTTCGTCTTCGTGCTGGGCATCGGGTACCTGGCCAGACGGGCGGTGTCGAACAGCCTGGACTTCTTCCTGTCCGGGCGCTCCCTGCCCGCCTGGGTGACCGGGCTGGCGTTCATCTCGGCCAACCTCGGCGCGATCGAGATCATGGGCATGTCCGCCAACGGGGCGCAGTACGGCATGCCGACCGTGCACTACTTCTGGATCGGCGCAGTCCCGGCGATGCTGTTCCTCGGCGTCGTGATGATGCCGTTCTACTACGGCTCGAAGGTCCGCAGCGTGCCGGAGTTCATGCTCCGCCGGTTCGGGAAGCCCGCGCACCTGGTGAACGCGATCAGCTTCGCACTGGCGCAGGTACTGATCGCGGGCGTGAACCTGTTCCTGCTGGCGACCATCGTGAACGTACTGCTCGGCTGGCCGATCTGGGTGTCGGTGATCGTCGCCGCCTTGATCGTGCTCAGCTACATCACACTCGGCGGGCTGTCCGCTGCGATCTACAACGAGGTGCTGCAGTTCTTCGTGATCGTCGCCGCGCTGCTGCCGCTCACGCTGATCGGCCTGCACAAGGTCGGCGGCTGGCACGGACTCGTCGACAAGGTGACCGCGGCGCCGGGCGGTGGTGAGCAGATGTCGGCCTGGCCGGGCAACGCGCTGAGCGGCTTCCACAACAGCTTCCTGTCGGTGATCGGGATCGTGTTCGGCCTCGGCTTCGTGCTCTCGTTCGGGTACTGGACGACGAACTTCGTCGAGGTCCAGCGCGCGATGGCGTCGAAGAACATGTCGGCGGCCCGGCGGACCCCGATCATCGGCTCGTTCCCGAAGATGTTTATTCCGTTCATCGTGATCATCCCCGGCATCATCGCCGCCGTGGTCGTGCCGGAGCTGGCCCAGTTCAAGGCCTCCGGCAAGGGCGAGGTCGACTACAACGACGCGCTCCTGCTGCTGATGCGCGACCTGCTGCCGAACGGCATGCTCGGCCTCGCGATCACCGGTCTGCTGGCGTCGTTCATGGCCGGTATGGCGGCCAACCTCAGCTCGTTCAACACGGTCATGTCGTACGACATCATCGAGCGGTACGTGATCAAGGATCGCCCGGACGACTTCTACCTTCGAACCGGTCGCTGGGTGACCGTGATCGGTACGCTGATCGCGATCGGCACCGCCGCGATCGCCTCCGGCTACAGCAACCTGATGGACTACCTCCAGCAGCTGTTCTCGTTCTTCAATGCACCGCTGTTCGCGACGTTCATCCTCGGTATGTTCTGGAAGCGGATGACCGCGGCGGCCGGCTGGATCGGTCTGGTCAGCGGTACGGCGACCGCGATCCTGGTGTTCGTGCTGTCCGAGAACGGTGTGATCAACCTGCCAGGCCAGGGCGCCAGCTTCGTCGGCGCCGGTGCGGCGTTCGTGGTCGACATCCTGATCAGCGTGCTGGTCAGCCTGGTGACGGTCCCGAAGCGCGACACCGAGCTGGTCGGCCTGGTGTACTCGCTGACCCCGAAGGAACAGCGCACCGAGGTCGCGGTGGCCGGCGACGGCGGCTGGTACCGCAAGCCGGTCCTGCTGGCCGGGATCTCGCTGGCGATGACCATCGCCCTGAACATCATCTTCCGCTGACTAGGAGCTCTTCATGGCGAAGCAGAAGAAGGCCGGAGCCTTCGACATCCGCGTGGTGATCGCACTGCTGGTCGGTATCTACGGCGTGGTCCTGACCGTCCTCGGGATCACCGGCAGCAAGGCCGAGGTCGAGAAGGCGGCCGGGATCAACATCAACCTCTGGGGCGGGATCGGGATGCTGGTGTTCGCGGCACTGTTCGTGCTGTGGGCCCGGCTGCGGCCGATCGTGGTACCGGACGAGGACTGAGCATGTCCGTTTGACGAACATCGGCGTCCGGTCGGGTCCTCCCGCCGGGACGCCGGCGTTCGTAGGCTCGAAGTACCCGATCAGGAGGTACTCCGAGATGACGATCACATCCGAGCGGCCCGAGCTGTCGTCGCTCGCCGAGCAGTACGCGGCCGACGGCTTCGTGTTGGTGAAAGGCCTGCTCAGCAAGGAAGAAGCGGCGTACTACCGGCAGCGCAGTCACGACCTGCTGGCCCGGCTGAACCGCTCCGACGACCCCACGTGGGGGGCTGCTCGCGACATGGCGGACGCACCCACCAAGCTCCAGCATCTGCACGACGCACAGTTCTACGACGCGGAGTTCGCGAAGCTGCTGGTGGACCCACGGTTCACCGACGTGGCCGCCGCGGTGATGGGAGTCGACAACGTCCAGCTGCACCACACCAAGCTGTTCGTGAAGCCGCCGGAGAACGGTTCGCCGTTCCCGCTGCACCAGGACCACCCGTTCTTCCCGCACACGTACCACCGGGTCGGGGCGGCGATCTTCCACTTCGACGACGCGCCGGTCGAGAAGGGCTGCGTACGGGTGGTCCCGGGCAGCCACAAGTCCGGACCGCGGGATCATGAGGCCGAAGGGTCGTACCACCTGCTCGAGCCGGCCTTCGACGAGGCGACACCGCAGCCGGCCGAGGCGGGCGACGTCCTGTTCTTCACGTACCTGACCGTGCACGGGTCCGGCGTGAACACCAGTGACGAGGCCCGGACCACCTGGCTGATCCAGTACCGCGACCCGGCGGACCCGCCGACGGTGAAGACCCACGACTGGTCGCTCGGCCAGGGCATGATGCTGCGAGGAGTCGACCCCACTGGCAGGAGTGCCGTTTGACGCTGGCCGAGGTAGGCAGTGCTGACCGGTTCGTCGACCTCGCGGGACTGCTGGAGTCCTGCGAGGTCGACGGCTTTCGCGCGGACTTCGTCAGCTGGGGCCACTACCAGCCGGAGTACTGGCGCAACTACTGGCACAGCCACTCCTTCCACGAGGTCTGCCTGGCGTACTCGGGGGAGGGGCGCTTCAACAACGGCGCAGAGCAGTACGACGTGGTGCCGGGCTCGGTCTTCCTCGCGCGACCGGGTGACGTACACGAGATCGAGTCCTCGCGCGCTGAACCCCTCGGGATCGCGTTCTGGGGCTTCACCTTCCGGCCAAGTAAAGACGAGCCCGGATGGTGGTCCGGGCTGACACGCACTGGTGGCCCTGTCATGTCCAGCAGAACAGGTGCGCTGCCGGCCCTCGTGACAGCGCTGGCGAGAGAAGCTGCAGCTCCGGTCTCCGGCTACGAAACTGCTCTGGCAGCTCTGGGCTCCACGCTCGTGATGGAGACGGCACGGGCATTCGCCCTGGACGAGGACCTGGCCGTTGAACCAGTACGTCGAGACCGAGGACCCCTAGTAGTAGCGGCCATGCAAAGGCACCTCCGCGACAACCTCTCCCGCCCTATCACCGTGAGAGACGTAGCCGCCGCAGCCCACCTCTCGGAGCGCCACGCAGAACGCCTCTTCACCCAGCAGACCGGTGACTCCATCATGTCCACACTCAGACGCCTGAGACTCGAACTGGCCGCCCAGCTCCTCCTGGACCACACCCTCACCATCACCGACGTAGCGAAAGCCTGCGGCTACTCAGACGTCCGCCCCTTCTCCACGGCCTTCAAGCGGATGTACCGCCGCACACCAGGTGACCACCGCCGCACCGGCGGTACAGAGTTCCTCTAGTGGTACCCTGACGTCATGCGAGTGAGCCTGCTCCTTACGTAGCCGTACTGGCATCCAGGCGCAATCTGAGCGCCGGGTCGGTACGGCACCCCCTCCTGTGTGAGGGGATTTTTCATTTCTGGCAGATTTAGGCTCAACAAGACCACGAAGCAGGAGTAGGACCGTGAGCGAGCAGGTAGAGGACGCCCAGATCGACAGGGGCGGCTACGACTTCAACGCCATGCAGG from Kribbella jejuensis includes these protein-coding regions:
- a CDS encoding glycosyl hydrolase family 95 catalytic domain-containing protein; amino-acid sequence: MSHLLWFRTPAPDWFEALPLGNGHLGAKVYGRVFDERIALNLDDVWSGDGPRTLSVPDGPAVLADVRRLLLDEGDQLAATERTRALQGPLVESYQPLADLVISAGPVGQSADYRRSLDLRTGIAAVDYTVDGVRFRRETYVSAPDQVLVWTLIADNPVVDLQIGLESKHPVESVVADGTYGVVGHAPSDLTIEYRSRPDPVRYEDGRGIGFGVGLRVFSDDGSVSVSGDGVAVRGASRVTVVVAASSTFLGWSVPPGRDPSVAFDAAVAVLDSVAVDKLRARHVEDHVSLYDRASLELGPMVDEPTDERLRAVAAGASDPDLIALMFNHGRYLLMASSRPGTQAANLQGIWNQDRRPMWASDWTNNINTQMNYWLADLTGLSECFEPLASLIEELAAAGAGTARILYGAPGWVCHHNSDIWRATWPVGEGGDDPVWAMCATCGVWLTAHLMEHYRFTMDVEFLRTRAYPVLAGAAEFVLAMLVADRDGVLQFIPSTAPEHHFVLPSGAKASVDLTSTYDIWLIRELFANLLEAEAALGLSSSLAERVSQARDRLPAVRATPDGRLHEWPTDWEPSEVHHRHQSHLYGLYPGAEIDPVRTPEWAAAARTSLLVRTDGATNGGWTAAWLVALWARLFEPSRAVAVIQDYLSRLVSDNLLSRDGDIFQIDANFGMTGCIPELLLQSHTDVIRVLPALPSEWPDGSFRGLRARGGLVFDVSWRDGELTEAVVRASHGGTYRIALPSGERTVTLAADQVLVLVRAA
- a CDS encoding ABC transporter substrate-binding protein; protein product: MRKLIGIVASAAVLVLAGCGGADAKTADTGVGDKDVATGGRVFKTADAETAKLGSDAAPGAFPRTVKGALGSVQLEKKPTRIVVLDSGELDDVLALGITPVGMATTAGQNGVPSYLAGKAQGIKTVGGISELNLEAIAALKPDLILGSKLRANDLYPKLSAIAPTVFSIRPGFPWKENFLLVADAVGEEDKATAILNDYQKRADQVKSKVQGSPTISLVRFRPGEIRLYGNLSFIGVILKDIGLPRPKIQNVQDLAVEVSQENIGQAAGDWIFYSSYGKPDTTDENKVVNSPLWKSLPAVESGKSARVDDEIWFLGLGPLGAMDVLSDLEKLLT
- a CDS encoding carboxymuconolactone decarboxylase family protein, producing MAAPDINSPEEQARYQRGLEVLSAIDGGGAPAVMDGLGDIAPALAHHIVAFGFGDIYSRPALVPQQRQLITLGILAALGGCEPELEVHIRTSLNVGLTPEQIVETFIHTLGYAGFPRAINAITIAKKVFAERGLLPVSE
- a CDS encoding endonuclease/exonuclease/phosphatase family protein codes for the protein MSDRQTAVAARSRPPTRSSARRRKKTGGMWRRGWVIAVLAVLTAMVLLFHRSVPNSIGNLGSLLDTFLPWVGVAVPVLGIAALVRRSATAGVALLLPLAIWGLMFGHLMLPGKAPGGAYDLRVLSHNVDAANPAPKQTAQDLLGADADVVALEELTPADLKIYKAEFAKTYPYEVTRDTVALWSKYPVVETKSVDVGFAWTRALRAEVRTPKGTVAVYVAHLASVRVGTSGFTSDQRNNTIKALGRQIAADKSSGVIVMGDFNGTINDRSLAPLTSGLRSAQGAAGTGFGFTWPSAFPMARIDHILVRGLTPTKAWVMSSTGSDHRPVVAELRL
- a CDS encoding response regulator: MIRVVVADDQQVVREGLVALLGLIDGVEVAGAAANGAEAVDLVAQGNVDVVLMDLRMPVLDGTQATARITAGYPDVAVLVLTTYADDASIANALRAGARGYLTKDAGRAEIGAALRSTAAGQSTFDPEVTKRLVAGLSPSSDATGDGLTARETEVLRLIAQGLSNAEIAGKLFISEATVKTHINNTFAKIGARHRAEAVRYAFRNGIASEA
- a CDS encoding sensor histidine kinase, whose translation is MKLKALLPPRPHGESGWVGRVLTAGVAIAVLATACPADSWVWVVLGVTFAVFLAGSMLMAARPYVAFALLSAVAVSNALIAGYPQSNALVLVLVAITDIAVIDFQKHGNRPIVAAGIGVAVAYAGSAWLFGQSDSWYFTQLLWTAVLVAFGLNRRQYEVQARQTEQLLEQTQLAQSEHARAAALEERGRIARDLHDVLAHSLGALSVQLEVAEALLEERGDTAGALERVRRSRRLAVQGLTEARDAVAALRAGEVPELPAALAALAEQHTADHGTAVRLTVTGRRKLESGVTVALLGAAREALTNAAKHAPGQTVDLRLVYDDGVRVSVRNKGITSGEGFGLAGMRERLALVGGTLTAGPDPSSPDDWLVVAEVE
- a CDS encoding sodium:solute symporter family protein, producing the protein MLPQQSILRLDATAIDYIIIALYFVFVLGIGYLARRAVSNSLDFFLSGRSLPAWVTGLAFISANLGAIEIMGMSANGAQYGMPTVHYFWIGAVPAMLFLGVVMMPFYYGSKVRSVPEFMLRRFGKPAHLVNAISFALAQVLIAGVNLFLLATIVNVLLGWPIWVSVIVAALIVLSYITLGGLSAAIYNEVLQFFVIVAALLPLTLIGLHKVGGWHGLVDKVTAAPGGGEQMSAWPGNALSGFHNSFLSVIGIVFGLGFVLSFGYWTTNFVEVQRAMASKNMSAARRTPIIGSFPKMFIPFIVIIPGIIAAVVVPELAQFKASGKGEVDYNDALLLLMRDLLPNGMLGLAITGLLASFMAGMAANLSSFNTVMSYDIIERYVIKDRPDDFYLRTGRWVTVIGTLIAIGTAAIASGYSNLMDYLQQLFSFFNAPLFATFILGMFWKRMTAAAGWIGLVSGTATAILVFVLSENGVINLPGQGASFVGAGAAFVVDILISVLVSLVTVPKRDTELVGLVYSLTPKEQRTEVAVAGDGGWYRKPVLLAGISLAMTIALNIIFR
- a CDS encoding phytanoyl-CoA dioxygenase family protein translates to MTITSERPELSSLAEQYAADGFVLVKGLLSKEEAAYYRQRSHDLLARLNRSDDPTWGAARDMADAPTKLQHLHDAQFYDAEFAKLLVDPRFTDVAAAVMGVDNVQLHHTKLFVKPPENGSPFPLHQDHPFFPHTYHRVGAAIFHFDDAPVEKGCVRVVPGSHKSGPRDHEAEGSYHLLEPAFDEATPQPAEAGDVLFFTYLTVHGSGVNTSDEARTTWLIQYRDPADPPTVKTHDWSLGQGMMLRGVDPTGRSAV
- a CDS encoding helix-turn-helix domain-containing protein, which encodes MTLAEVGSADRFVDLAGLLESCEVDGFRADFVSWGHYQPEYWRNYWHSHSFHEVCLAYSGEGRFNNGAEQYDVVPGSVFLARPGDVHEIESSRAEPLGIAFWGFTFRPSKDEPGWWSGLTRTGGPVMSSRTGALPALVTALAREAAAPVSGYETALAALGSTLVMETARAFALDEDLAVEPVRRDRGPLVVAAMQRHLRDNLSRPITVRDVAAAAHLSERHAERLFTQQTGDSIMSTLRRLRLELAAQLLLDHTLTITDVAKACGYSDVRPFSTAFKRMYRRTPGDHRRTGGTEFL